In Haliovirga abyssi, the sequence GCTATTGAGTTGTTGAAGAGAGTATTGCAGGAGATGTCTTGTGAGAATTAAAAGTTTATTGAAAAATTTACGAAAAGATGCAATTGAATCTTTTATTGATGAAATTCCAAACGCAGAAGAAACAGAAATATTAATCAATGGATTAAAAATAAAGTAAACGGTAAATTTGAACCATTTTGTAATGCAATAGTAGGATTTTTAAAAACTTTTATACCGCAAACATGACTAGCCCACCGTCCTAGTGGGATTCTGTTTTAATGGGCGGTTAAATCTAATGAAGTTTGTTCTAAATAAGTTGTTTAAAATTTCATTTAGGCGAAAAAATTAGTAGGAAGATAAAAGATATCAAAATTTTAACATTTGATGAACTATTCGACAGAGCTAATTTTATAATTAATCAAAAATAATAGGAGGTCCAATGAATATTTTCGAAGCATTAAGTCAAGGAAATGGTCAAATATCAGAAACTAATATTACATCATTTTTAAGTTTTTTATTGAACGAAACAAATGATTTCGGAAATGCATTTTTAATTCTTTTTTTAGAAAATTTAAAAGATATAGAGAAGTATGTAGATATAAGTGGAGATACTTTTAGGAAAAAAATTCAAAAATTTAATAAATACTATACTTTTTCAGCAATTCCAGAAGTAAAAATTCAGTCCAATAAAAAATTACGAATAGTTGATATAGTATTATCAATATCCAATAAGGCAGATGAGGAAGATATTATATATATTTTAATTGAAAATAAAATAAAAAAATCAGCTATTAAAAAGGAACAATGTTTAGAACAAATAGAAGTATTTAAAAATTGTGAAGATTTTCAGAAAAATGTTCCAATTTTTTCTGTACTAATTACCCCACCAGAAAAAGCTTATGAGAAAATATATAATAATACTTCAAAAGAACACCATAATAGCTTTTGGTTAAGTTGGACTGATAATTCTATTAATTTGATTTCGATAGAAACTATGATCAGGCAATTGATTGTTTTAGAGAATAATTTAGAAATTGCTCCAATTAACAATATTTCAAAATATATTTTAAAGTCATTTGTCGAGTATATTGCCAATGAGCTATCAGAGAAAAATAAAAAATTTAATTTTAGTATACTAGGAGCAAATGTAGTTGAATATGCTTATTTTATTTTAAATTCAAAAACATATATTTTAAAGAGATTTAATAATAAAATGATAAGAATTTATGATGAAGATAATAATTTATTAGATGAGCAAGTAAAACCAATTTTGAGAAAAATTATTAAAAGCTATAACCTAAATATAAGTCTTGATAATAAAGTTACCCAAAGATTAGGCCGAGAGGTAATAAGAGGCTTAAATAAAATAAATTAAGTTTATTTGTTTGGAGTTATTTAACAAAAGGAAATCCAGCATACACATTAGTGCAGGTTGCCATAAATGATATAATTATACTTTTTGCATTTACACCAATTGTAGCAGTTTTACTTGGAATCAGTAATATAAAAGTTCCTTATGCAACACTATTTTTATCAGTTATACTGTTTGTTATTGTCCCATTTTCAGCAGGTTTTATAACAAGAACAACAGTTATAAAAAATAGAGGATTAGAATATTTTGAAAAAAGTTTTTTGCCTAAATTTAATAATATAACAATAACAGGTCTTTTACTTACTTTGGTAATTATATTTTCATTTCAAGGAGATATAATAATTAAAAATCCAACACATATACTATTAATTGCAATACCTCTTACTATATAAACTTTTTTAATCTTTTTATTTGCATATTTATGGGCTAAATTATGGAAATTACCTCACAATATTGCTGCACCTGCAGGGATGATAGGAACAAGTAATTTCTTTAAATTGGCAGTTGCGGTTGCAATATCTTTATTTGGATTAAATTCTGGAGCGACTCTTGCTACAGTAGTTGGAGTTTTAGTAGAAGTTCCTGTAATGTTGACTTTAGTTAAAGTTGCGAATAAAACTATTGGATGGTTTTATGAAGATGTTTTAGAAGGATATGGATTTGAAAAATAAAGGATATACAAAATATAAAAAAATTGGTTTAACCTTTATTTCAGGTATAATTGAATATAAGATAAGAAAAAGTACACTTTTTTTAAAAGCTAGTTTTATGAAAAAAAGAATAATATGGATATACAAATGCCTGTATTGAATGGAATAGAGGCAACAAAAATAATAAGAGAAAATAAAAAATATAACAAAATAATAATAATAGGAGTTAGTGCTTTTGCATTGGAAAAAGAGATAAATGAAGCAATACAATTTGGAATGGATGATTATATTGTAAAACCGTTTAAAAAATAGGATTTAGTAGAAAAAATAAAATATTGGGCAAATTAGAAACAAAAGTGTGATTAATTTAATTAGAATTAAAGAAGTATAAAATAAAAGCGATAATTGTACTAATAAAATGCTATAATTTAACTATAATTATACTACAGTTAAATTATTCTTAGAAGTAGAAATAGAAAAAGATAAAACAAGTATGAATTGTAATAAATTATTATGATGTAATAAGTAAAAAAGAGTATAAAGAAATTGATGACAAGTTTATTATAAAATTAAAACCATATGAATATTTATGGTCAAAGAACGTTTAAAAATAAGATTTTTATATTTTAGAATAAAATAAGTTAGAATAAAATAAAAAAATTATTTTTAAGCTATTCCTAAAAAAGATTAAGATTTGGAGGAGGAGCATTAGCTTTTTTAAATTCAGAATTAAAATCAGGAATAGATATTATATTTGATAAACTTAGCATAGAAGAAAAAATAAAAAATGCTAATGTGATAATAACAGGCGAAGTTAGTAAAGTATAAATTTATTCAGAAAATAAGCTACGCCGTTTTTTGAAATATGCAATTTTTCAAGGCGAAATTTTTCAGAAGCCAAAAATTTAGAAAAATATTTATACTCTACCAGATGAAGCGTAGCTTATTTTTTTAGTTGTCATTTATTAATTTTATAGTTTCTCTGAAAAAGACAGATTGATTAATTTTTTTGTTCAAATGATTTATCATAATTGTTCTTTGAATAACTTTTAATTCATATAAGCTAATCTCTTTATCTATTAATTCGTTGCAAACAGCTACTCCTAACAATTTATCTTCAAAATAAATGTTAATTTGAGATACTGATAATGGATTATATTCAATTGATATATTTTGATTATTATATTCACTTAATACTGGAGAAAAATATATCAAATTATTAAATCTTACTCTACTGTCTATAACTTTTCGCGTACTTGGTGATTTTACTAATAAAAAATTTAACTCTTTTTCACTTTCAGATTCTCTAAAATTTTTAATATTCTTTTCCCATTTATCATAAAATTTGTTATTGTTCAAATCTGTGATATATTTTTCAACAGATTCTTTTAATGAATTATAATCAAAAAAATCATATTTTTTAGATATTTTTTTTATATGATTTTCTAATTTTGTAAAAAAACTTTGGAAAGAACTTTCTTCATTTGTTACGATTTTAATTTTAATAGGTAAATTTTTTTCCAAATCATATAATTCAATTTTTGGTGTTATTTTTATATTATTAATAAGAAAAGTTTTAGGAATTCCATATATATTTTTATTAGTAAAATTTTTCTTTAAAATAGCTTTTCTAAAAATCAACTTTATTAATTCTAAGTCAGCTTTTTTAAAAGATATAGAAAAAGTAACTATAGCGTGTGAAAAAGAATCAAAAATTATATTTATATATGGAGTTAAATATTCATCTGTTAATTCATCTAAAACCATTATATCGAGCGAAACAGAAAAAAATTCAAATCTATCATTGGAGTGAGTAACCGATGAAAGATCAGCATATTTTTTTACAAATGGATCTAAATTATTTACAATTCTATAAACTGTATCATATGAAATATTTTTTTGATTTTTTGAAGTTAAAAACTCTACTGCGTTTTCATAAATATTTAAAATATTTTGATTAGGATTTTGAAAATACAGCTTTTTTATATAGTTAATTCCTTCATCGTTTAAACTTCTATGTTTGTTTTTATCAGATCTATTTGCTTTTTTTAATCCATCTTTTCCATTTTTTTTATAATTATTGACCCATCTTTTTAACGTGCTATATGGTATTCCATTTTGCTCACTAATCTCTTTTAATTTTTTCTTTTTTTCGAGAAAAGGCTTAATAATTTCAAATTTATTTTCTAAATCGATTTTTTTACCCATAGCCCAATTCCTTTCAATAGTATTATATAATATATATTATATAATACTATAACGAAAAAGTAAAGAAGAAAAAA encodes:
- a CDS encoding response regulator, whose product is MDIQMPVLNGIEATKIIRENKKYNKIIIIGVSAFALEKEINEAIQFGMDDYIVKPFKK
- a CDS encoding helix-turn-helix domain-containing protein, giving the protein MGKKIDLENKFEIIKPFLEKKKKLKEISEQNGIPYSTLKRWVNNYKKNGKDGLKKANRSDKNKHRSLNDEGINYIKKLYFQNPNQNILNIYENAVEFLTSKNQKNISYDTVYRIVNNLDPFVKKYADLSSVTHSNDRFEFFSVSLDIMVLDELTDEYLTPYINIIFDSFSHAIVTFSISFKKADLELIKLIFRKAILKKNFTNKNIYGIPKTFLINNIKITPKIELYDLEKNLPIKIKIVTNEESSFQSFFTKLENHIKKISKKYDFFDYNSLKESVEKYITDLNNNKFYDKWEKNIKNFRESESEKELNFLLVKSPSTRKVIDSRVRFNNLIYFSPVLSEYNNQNISIEYNPLSVSQINIYFEDKLLGVAVCNELIDKEISLYELKVIQRTIMINHLNKKINQSVFFRETIKLINDN